The Malus domestica chromosome 10, GDT2T_hap1 genome contains a region encoding:
- the LOC103446762 gene encoding 1-aminocyclopropane-1-carboxylate oxidase 1 (The RefSeq protein has 1 substitution, 2 frameshifts, 1 non-frameshifting indel compared to this genomic sequence) translates to MATFPVVDLSLVNGEERAATLEKINDACENWGFFELVNHGMSTELLDTVEKMTKDHYKKTMEQRFKEMVAAKGLDDVQSEIHDLDWESTFFLRHLPSSNISEIPDLEEEYRKTMKEFAVELEKLAEKLLDLLCENLGLEKGYLKKVFYGSKGPNFGTKVSNYPPCPKPDLIKGLRAHSDAGGIILLFQDDKVSGLQLLKDGEWVDVPLMHQLTHILGDQIEVITNGKYKSVMHRVIAQSDGTRMSIASFYNPGNDSFISPAPAVLEKKTEDAPTYPKFVFDDYMKLYSGLKFQAKEPRFEAMKAKESTPVATA, encoded by the exons ATGGCGACTTTCCCAGTTGTTGACTTGAGCCTTGTCAATGGTGAAGAGAGAGCAGCAACCTTGGAGAAGATCAATGATGCTTGTGAGAACTGGGGTTTCTTTGAG CTGGTGAACCATGGGATGTCTACTGAGCTTTTGGACACTGTGGAGAAGATGACCAAGGATCACTACAAGAAGACCATGGAGCAAAGGTTTAAGGAAATGGTGGCAGCCAAAGGCCTCGACGATGTCCAGTCCGAAATCCACGACTTGGACTGGGAAAGCACCTTCTTCTTGCGCCACCTTCCTTCCTCAAACATTTCCGAAATCCCTGATCTCGAGGAAGAGTACAG GAAGACCATGAAGGAATTTGCAGTGGAACTGGAGAAGCTAGCTGAGAAGCTTTTGGACTTGCTGTGTGAGAATCTTGGACTCGAGAAGGGTTATCTGAAGAAGGTTTTCTATGGATCCAAGGGTCCGAATTTTGGGACCAAGGTCAGCAACTACCCTCCATGCCCCAAGCCAGACCTGATCAAGGGACTCCGGGCCCACAGCGACGCCGGTGGCATCATCCTGCTTTTCCAGGATGACAAGGTCAGCGGCCTCCAGCTTCTCAAGGATGGTGAATGGGTGGATGTCCCCCCAATGCACCACTCCATTGTCATAAACTTAGGTGACCAGATTGAG GTGATCACCAATGGGAAGTACAAAAGTGTGATGCACCGGGTGATAGCTCAGTCGGATGGGACCAGAATGTCGATAGCCTCGTTCTACAACCCAGGCAACGACTCATTCATCAGCCCAGCACCGGCAGTGCTTGAGAAGAAAACTGAGGACGCCCCAACTTATCCCAAGTTTGTGTTTGATGACTACATGAAGCTGTATTCTGGCCTGAAATTCCAAGCCAAGGAGCCAAGATTTGAAGCTATGAAGGCCAAGGAATCCACCCCTGTTGCAACTGCCTGA